One segment of Streptomyces bathyalis DNA contains the following:
- a CDS encoding LacI family DNA-binding transcriptional regulator, whose amino-acid sequence MADGRAAKGGKPTLRDVAELAGVSSMTASRVLRGDPRASAATRERVQAAADELGYMPNHMARSLRLGEGTGLVGLLVTNLANPFYSQLALGVDSVLAPHGLKTVIANTKQDPVTERELVDDLVARRVDGIVAVPASTDQRHLATAAAGGVPVVLASRPPEGFEADCVLVDDFGGARRATEDLLAQGHRRIGFVGSPRTVYTGTERLKGFTDALDAAGLPVDERYVRQGQKTTGEATLAARELLSLPDPPTALFCSNNRNTIGAYHAIRAAGRSTALTGFDDFELADALGLPLTVVAYDTDQLGRRSAELLVSRIRPADRPPSGKPRRITVPTELVTYNSGGKQVR is encoded by the coding sequence ATGGCGGACGGGCGAGCGGCGAAGGGCGGGAAGCCGACACTGCGGGACGTCGCCGAGCTGGCGGGTGTCAGCTCCATGACGGCCTCGCGCGTGCTGCGCGGCGACCCGCGCGCGTCGGCGGCGACACGGGAGCGCGTACAGGCGGCGGCCGACGAGCTGGGCTACATGCCCAATCACATGGCCCGCAGTCTCCGCCTGGGCGAGGGCACGGGACTCGTCGGTCTCCTCGTCACCAACCTCGCCAACCCCTTCTACTCGCAGCTCGCGCTCGGCGTCGACTCGGTGCTCGCACCGCACGGCCTGAAGACCGTCATCGCCAACACCAAGCAGGACCCGGTCACCGAGAGGGAACTCGTCGACGACCTCGTCGCACGACGTGTCGACGGCATCGTCGCCGTGCCCGCCTCCACCGACCAGCGCCATCTGGCAACGGCCGCGGCGGGCGGGGTGCCCGTCGTCCTGGCCAGCCGTCCGCCCGAGGGGTTCGAAGCCGACTGCGTCCTGGTGGACGACTTCGGTGGAGCACGCCGCGCCACCGAGGACCTGCTCGCCCAGGGCCACCGCAGGATCGGCTTCGTCGGTTCGCCCCGGACCGTCTACACCGGCACGGAGCGCCTCAAGGGCTTCACCGACGCCCTCGATGCCGCGGGGCTTCCCGTCGACGAACGCTACGTACGGCAGGGGCAGAAGACCACCGGGGAGGCGACGCTCGCCGCGCGGGAACTCCTCTCTCTGCCCGATCCCCCCACCGCCCTGTTCTGCTCCAACAACCGCAACACCATCGGTGCCTACCACGCCATCCGCGCGGCGGGCCGCTCCACCGCCCTCACCGGATTCGACGACTTCGAACTCGCCGACGCCCTGGGACTTCCGCTCACCGTCGTCGCATACGACACCGACCAACTCGGCCGCCGCTCCGCGGAGTTGCTCGTCTCCCGCATACGGCCCGCCGACCGGCCGCCGTCCGGGAAGCCCCGCCGGATCACCGTGCCCACCGAGCTCGTCACGTACAACTCCGGGGGCAAGCAGGTCCGCTGA
- a CDS encoding ROK family protein — protein sequence MRPVLEIGGTHVTAAMADPGGAGVTARASRRLDAQGSAEKILGSVISCAAGLPAPPGDVWGVAVPGPFDYVRGIGLFEGVGKFESLRGVDVGAALRGGLPRRPSGMVFLNDAHAFLLGEWHAGAARSHARCAGITLGTGVGSAFLADGSPQTDGRGVPPQGRVDLLQLDGRPLEESVSRRAIRERYGDARLDVDGIASRARSGEGRARGVLDEAFTALGGVLAPYLASFGASVLVVGGSMTGSWDLIGPALRAGLGDTPVTVRTSRLTGDAALVGAAVAAAAK from the coding sequence GTGAGACCCGTACTCGAGATCGGCGGCACCCATGTGACGGCCGCGATGGCCGACCCCGGCGGTGCCGGGGTCACCGCACGGGCCAGCCGCCGGCTCGATGCGCAGGGCAGCGCGGAGAAGATCCTCGGCAGTGTGATCTCCTGCGCGGCCGGGCTTCCCGCGCCGCCCGGTGACGTGTGGGGGGTGGCCGTTCCCGGTCCGTTCGACTACGTGCGGGGCATCGGACTCTTCGAGGGCGTCGGCAAGTTCGAGAGCCTGCGCGGTGTCGACGTCGGCGCGGCGCTGCGCGGCGGACTCCCCCGTCGCCCCTCCGGCATGGTCTTCCTCAACGACGCGCACGCCTTCCTCCTCGGGGAATGGCACGCGGGAGCGGCACGGAGCCACGCGCGCTGCGCCGGGATCACACTCGGCACGGGCGTGGGCTCGGCGTTCCTCGCGGACGGCTCCCCGCAGACCGACGGGCGCGGAGTACCGCCCCAAGGCCGCGTCGATCTGCTGCAGTTGGACGGGCGGCCGCTGGAGGAGTCGGTCTCCCGCCGTGCCATCCGCGAACGGTACGGCGACGCACGGCTCGACGTGGACGGCATCGCCTCCCGCGCACGCAGCGGCGAGGGGCGGGCGCGAGGCGTTCTCGACGAGGCGTTCACCGCCCTGGGCGGCGTGCTGGCCCCGTACCTGGCCTCTTTCGGTGCCTCGGTGCTCGTCGTCGGCGGTTCGATGACGGGCTCCTGGGACCTGATCGGCCCCGCACTCCGCGCCGGACTGGGGGATACTCCGGTCACGGTGAGGACCAGCCGTCTCACCGGCGACGCCGCGCTCGTCGGCGCGGCCGTCGCGGCGGCTGCGAAGTGA
- a CDS encoding class I mannose-6-phosphate isomerase: protein MYRLDPRYAPAPQARLVTGWQAVSAELPQGPAVVAVDGPPAVDWATLRSRLVEHLSSHDTAVEVLDVRSRYAAAEVVVRRTERPEDTGDPYYCKLADNPLDDLFDTVPEPAPPRRGVLLVCGPGAAAVAHDVLWYADVPKRHAEAAVAAGTGSNLGLPGLRGELRRLFYVDWPMLDRHRDALAPRIDAWLDVQEPRRPVLIDGDGLRATLAMLARQPVRTRPYFNSTPWGGHWAQRTLGFNAGARNTALGYELIAPESGVLIGDGPRAQAEIPFQLLCVLHPLEMLGSGVHARYGTSFPIRFDYLDTVGGGNLSLHCHPQERYMRERFGWHYTQHETYYMTVGSRDTRVFLGLREDADVALFRKQIEDALSEGTPMRPEDHVLTFPAEQGRLFMIPAGTPHASGAGNLVLEISATPYLYSLRFYDWLRPDADGNPRPLPYEHGLANLDTRRRGDDVAHDLVPRPRTLRGGDGWREEVLGALPEMFYEVRRLVLDGSTAAEDDTEGRFHVLNVVEGEGVTVETASGHRHELAHAETLTMPAAVGPYRLHPVDGGPAKVVKALVRPQDAP, encoded by the coding sequence CCCGCGCCGCAGGCCCGCCTCGTCACCGGCTGGCAGGCCGTGTCCGCGGAACTGCCGCAGGGGCCGGCGGTCGTGGCGGTGGACGGGCCGCCCGCCGTGGACTGGGCCACGCTGCGGAGTCGGCTGGTCGAACACCTCTCCTCCCACGACACGGCGGTGGAAGTGCTCGACGTGCGCAGCCGCTACGCGGCGGCGGAGGTCGTCGTCCGGCGCACCGAGCGGCCCGAGGACACCGGCGACCCCTACTACTGCAAGCTCGCGGACAACCCGCTGGACGACCTCTTCGACACCGTCCCGGAACCGGCCCCGCCGCGGCGGGGCGTGCTGCTGGTCTGCGGACCGGGCGCAGCCGCGGTCGCCCACGACGTGCTGTGGTACGCGGACGTGCCCAAGCGCCACGCGGAGGCCGCTGTCGCGGCGGGTACGGGGTCCAACCTCGGACTGCCCGGCCTGCGGGGCGAGTTGCGCCGGCTGTTCTACGTCGACTGGCCCATGCTCGACCGGCACCGGGATGCCCTGGCGCCCCGCATCGACGCCTGGCTCGACGTGCAGGAGCCCCGACGCCCCGTGCTCATCGACGGGGACGGGCTGCGCGCGACGCTGGCGATGCTGGCGCGGCAGCCCGTGCGCACCCGGCCCTACTTCAACTCCACGCCGTGGGGCGGTCATTGGGCGCAGCGCACGCTGGGCTTCAACGCGGGTGCCCGCAACACCGCCCTGGGCTACGAACTGATAGCCCCGGAGTCGGGTGTCCTCATCGGCGACGGTCCGCGCGCGCAGGCCGAGATTCCCTTCCAACTGCTGTGCGTGCTGCATCCGCTGGAGATGCTGGGCTCGGGGGTGCATGCTCGCTACGGCACGTCGTTCCCGATCCGCTTCGACTACCTGGACACCGTCGGCGGCGGCAACCTCTCGCTGCACTGCCACCCCCAGGAGCGGTACATGCGGGAGCGCTTCGGCTGGCACTACACGCAGCACGAGACGTACTACATGACCGTCGGCAGCCGCGACACCCGCGTCTTCCTCGGCCTGCGGGAGGACGCCGACGTCGCGCTGTTCCGCAAGCAGATCGAGGACGCCCTCTCCGAGGGCACGCCCATGCGTCCGGAGGACCACGTGCTGACGTTCCCGGCCGAGCAGGGCCGGCTGTTCATGATCCCCGCCGGCACGCCGCACGCGAGCGGCGCCGGCAACCTCGTACTGGAGATCAGCGCCACCCCCTACCTGTACAGCCTCCGCTTCTACGACTGGCTGCGCCCGGACGCCGACGGCAATCCCCGTCCGCTTCCGTACGAGCACGGCCTGGCAAACCTCGACACGCGGCGCCGCGGCGACGACGTCGCCCATGACCTGGTGCCGCGGCCACGCACCCTTCGTGGCGGTGACGGCTGGCGTGAGGAAGTCCTCGGCGCGCTCCCGGAGATGTTCTACGAGGTGCGCCGCCTGGTCCTCGACGGCAGCACGGCCGCCGAGGACGACACCGAGGGCCGCTTCCACGTGCTGAACGTCGTCGAGGGCGAAGGTGTGACTGTGGAGACCGCCTCCGGACACCGCCACGAACTCGCCCACGCGGAGACCCTGACCATGCCCGCGGCGGTCGGCCCTTACCGGTTGCACCCGGTGGACGGCGGCCCGGCCAAGGTCGTCAAGGCGCTCGTACGCCCGCAGGACGCGCCGTGA